The following coding sequences are from one Lolium rigidum isolate FL_2022 chromosome 6, APGP_CSIRO_Lrig_0.1, whole genome shotgun sequence window:
- the LOC124661971 gene encoding GABA transporter 1-like, with product MGAPSRDEEEAKKMEAGGDTVGQKLDAGALFVLQSKGSWLHCGYHLTTSIVAPPLLSLPFAFASLGWTAGMTCLVVGAAVTFYSYNLISRVLEHHAQQGRRQLRFRDMATDILGPAWGRYYIGPIQFLVCFGAVVASTLLAGQSMKAIYLIANPGGTIKLYVFVAIFGVFLVTLAQLPSFHSLRHVNLISLLLCLSYSLCAVAGCIYLGSSERAPPKDYSIRGGTSTRVYGVFNAIAVIATTYGNGIIPEIQATVAAPVTGKMFKGLCLCYAVVVTTFFSVATAGYWAFGNAAQGLLLNNFMVDGRPVIPEWLLLMAELFTLMQLSATATVYLQPTNEVLEGLLSDPKAGQYAARNVVPRLLSRTAAVAFGTTIAAMIPFFGDMNALIGAFGFLPLDFAVPAIFYNLTFKPSKKGVVFWLNTAIAVVFSALAVVASVTAVRQIVLDAGTYKLFANV from the exons ATGGGAGCTCCGAGccgggacgaggaggaggcgaagaagaTGGAGGCCGGCGGCGACACCGTCGGCCAGAAGCTCGACGCCGGCGCACTCTTCGTGCTCCAGTCCAAAG GTTCGTGGCTGCACTGCGGGTATCACCTGACGACTTCGATCGTGGCGCCGCCGCTGCTGAGCCTGCCGTTCGCGTTCGCGTCGCTGGGGTGGACGGCGGGGATGacctgcctcgtcgtcggcgccgcCGTCACCTTCTACTCCTACAACCTCATCTCCCGCGTCCTGGAGCACCACGCGCAGCAGGGCCGGCGACAGCTCCGCTTCAGGGACATGGCCACCGACATACTAG GGCCTGCATGGGGACGGTACTACATCGGGCCGATCCAGTTCCTGGTGTGTTTCGGGGCAGTCGTGGCGTCCACTCTCCTTGCCGGCCAAAGCATGAAG GCCATCTACCTTATCGCTAACCCTGGTGGCACCATCAAGTTGTACGTATTCGTGGCCATCTTCGGTGTCTTCCTCGTGACCCTGGCGCAGCTGCCGTCCTTCCATTCCCTCCGCCACGTCAACctcatctccctcctcctctgcctctcctACAGCCTCTGCGCCGTCGCCGGCTGCATCTACCTAG GGAGCTCCGAGAGAGCGCCCCCCAAGGACTACTCGATCCGCGGCGGCACCAGCACCCGCGTCTACGGCGTCTTCAACGccatcgccgtcatcgccaccacCTACGGCAACGGCATCATCCCGGAGATCCAggccacggtggcggcgcccgTCACGGGCAAGATGTTCAAGGGCCTCTGCCTCTGCTACGCCGTGGTGGTCACCACCTTCTTCAGCGTGGCCACCGCGGGGTACTGGGCGTTTGGCAACGCCGCGCAGGGCCTGCTCCTCAACAACTTCATGGTGGACGGGAGGCCCGTCATCCCGGAGTGGCTGCTGCTCATGGCGGAGCTCTTCACGCTCATGCAGCTCTCCGCCACGGCCACGGTGTACCTGCAGCCCACCAACGAGGTCCTCGAGGGCCTCCTCTCCGACCCCAAGGCCGGGCAGTACGCCGCGCGGAACGTGGTGCCGAGGCTGCTGtcccgcaccgccgccgtcgccttcgGCACCACCATCGCGGCGATGATACCCTTCTTCGGGGACATGAACGCGCTCATCGGCGCGTTCGGGTTCTTGCCGCTCGACTTCGCCGTGCCAGCCATCTTCTACAACCTCACGTTCAAGCCGTCTAAGAAGGGGGTCGTGTTCTGGCTCAACACGGCCATCGCCGTCGTCTTCTCCGCGCTAGCAGTCGTCGCTTCCGTCACCGCCGTCAGGCAGATCGTACTCGACGCCGGCACCTACAAACTCTTCGCCAACGTGTGA